The following nucleotide sequence is from Drosophila takahashii strain IR98-3 E-12201 chromosome 3L, DtakHiC1v2, whole genome shotgun sequence.
tagtaagttatataaaacacagttagcatgttttttttaattatttaatttttctttaaatttcaaaggaattactgttatacataaagatcaacaaataacagttattttttcagttttattataaaaatcaaaataataaaaatcattacggatttgtaaactacaatggctaacaaaaataatggagtattttataaaattttatgactcttctaagtgcataatttttttggtaagaaaaatttacaataacagttattttcggtccctgcaaaaaagtgaaaacgcttgctattattttcataatatttcattttaatatttcgatttCAGAAGCATAAATCcgttttttaaagctttggCCAACTATTTCTCAAACAATCTTCAATCAAACAAtcagtgacaggtttgggcactgtttgtgaatcgtcactgtgaaggaagtaagaaaaacaattttaaaaattccaaaacaatacacaaaaacctgatgagtgtcctaaaaattagggactaaggtgtctttggatcaaaaatgcattgtagaagaaaatatttttatttaatttttaaacgctgttcacaaatgaagatttttaaactttgctgtgactttaaaattttaaatgcgcccaccttctcttgtggttcagttagattgaattttccaaaacgaccgtataaaagagacatgcaactatttaattccgaaaagattaccaaaattggttgaccactcttgaagatatatcccaaaagacgaagaaaatttgtgattttcttaaattaaagataccgcaaataccagagctgatggactataggcgtagtggcaacttatgcttagaaaagcctcatttatcgaaataaaatggtggcaggcctggacaccgacccatgtcacattttgtcggcctgtgttatcaacagcgaaacatttaaaaatatgtatgtcCTTGAGGGTTTTGGCTACAGCCACACCAGAGCGATCGTTTTCTACTTTAAGAAGGATAGAAACTTACCTTAGAAACACCATGGGTCAAGAAAGATTGAATGGTCTGGCTTCTTTGCATATTCATCCTTACATTGAACTTCATAAGTGAAGCTGAAGTTCTAAACGAATTCTTTAAGAAGCcttgaaaaattatatcttttaaataaatatgcaaatttcttAATTGCAATACCTtacgaataaatttttttgtgtacttTGTAACCCGAgtgggggtgatatatcaccaaTATCACATAAAAAGTGGAGCCGCGCATGCATTttggtatttaatttatttaattttaaaatgtgtgacACATGGTGCTCCGACAACAACGCCTTCACTTAGTTGCACGGACGAGCACGAACTTGTACAGAGATTTTTCTGCGTGACCGCTATGTGGCAACACTGGTTGAAATTTTCACTGCTTTTCGttcattttctttattttttattgatattttacGGTAAATATTGAAAAGCTGCGAAAATCCAAGCAGAAATTTCCCCGACTTAGTGATTGGCCGTAAGCCACGTGAAGGAGTATATTCGCCTTTGTAAGCACGGTTGCCAGACTTGGCTCTTTTGAGCCAAATGAAGCTCTTTTTTTTCGCGTTGGCTTTTTGGGCCATTTATATTGAATTTGGCAAccgtttttgaaattatttaaatttttaactttaaattatggcaattttaaatttttcaaaagtttttaatttaaaaaaaaaatgcggaATGGGGAAAATGTCTAACGACAAGCGCCCTACaacaacttaaaaaaatatttttttccttaggcACGTTTTTTCGTCcacctgttaaatttaaaagaagcTTTAAACTCTGATTTGCCATATTGATGTTTAAACTAAACCTTTCGATCAGCTTAGAGCTGCAAAGCTATCGATAGTGTAGTCAGTGGATTGTTTGACACAATTCAGTTGACTGTTTTTGATGTAGTCGTCTATTTGTTGTTTGACATTagaactagagccctgcacaagTAACCTGACTTGATTGTCAAACCTTAAACCCAACCGAcctacttgaaacccatttgacttggCTCGTTTGGATTTGGGTATTTGGGTAAATGAGtcaatttacaaatttactGGTCGGTTCGGGTTGGGCTTTAAGTAACCTGTTCTAGACTGCAAATAAGGCCGCGAGTTtgccaattatttataagtttatTTAGTAAAGTTAAGTTACAGATGTATGATCCACAAAAACATATCCTCTGGTTTTAAAGAATTCGTGGGTattgaaaaatcaatataGAATATATCATTAGGTTTCCTTAGTTAAGTTATGCATGATCCAACTTTTAATTTGCCTTTCGACAAAATATGATAATGAATGttgaaaatgaaatgtttatctaaaatttgaacaatttttcataCCTATTTTACGgtctccttctttttttgaacCAATTAACCTCGAGATCACATAAATGGGCTGAGGTATAAAAGCAATGGGCACTGACTACTGATTACCTCAGTATTCATTCTAATTTTGGCGAAGCAAGTCAATCAGCAACCAACTAAAATGGCTCAGAAAATAACCATTCTCTGCTGCGCACTCTTGAGTGTGGCTGCTGCCAGTTATATCCCTCACGGTGGATATGACCACGGACACGGAGTGGGATATAGCATCCAGACGCACCACGAGGCTCCCAAGAAATGGCATGATCACCACCAGGATCACCATCAATGGGCAGTTCAGGATCATCACCACCAGCAGTGGGCGCCAGTGGCTTCGCACGACAGCCACCAGCAGTGGAGTCACCACGAGGAGCCCAAACACCACCCTAAGTACGAATTCGACTACGGGGTGAAGGACACCAAGACCGGAGACATCAAGCAGCAGTGGGAGTCCCGAGACGGGGACAAGGTCAAGGGAGGCTACACCATGAAGGAGGCCGATGGTCGTACCCGGATCGTTGAGTACACCGCCGACTCCCACAATGGATTCCAGGCAACCGTGAAGCACGTTGGACATGCCGATCACTTCGAGCACAGCCACGGACATGGACACGAGTACGGACATGGACATTGACATGCCACCAGCTACGCGGATGTGAAACAGGACACCAGCAGCAAGTGGGAGGACAAGAGCAGCAAGTGGTAAAGGAGCTGACCCATCCAATTGTTCAACTTATTCTGACTAGTTAATGTAAATAGAAACGAATGACTTTGACCTTAATTgtagtcaaataaaaaaagcaaaatttaggaaattctataaaatatgaaatcaaGTGAGTGTTGTCTTTGACTGAATCATGGTTTTAGCTTCAGAGggtattttaacaaatggtAACAAGAAAAGGCCCATTTTGGATTTCACAATCTGAATACACTCATCAAATCGAGCGAGGACACATTTGGGGTTCTTCTGGATTCGATAGATAttagatattattattaaggatagatattattattaggGACGTAACGATTTGGTGTACAACCTATTTAATAAAGGAAACTTGAAACtattagtttagttttgcGGCGAACATGAATCAGAGAAATCTAATAAGTCCATCGTATTCACTTTTcttcgaaaaaaattattattttttaaacagcagtcatttttgttgtaactaacatttataaaaggaatttaacaacttttttcaaaacagtaaatatgaaaatataatcTCCAAAAATAGTATCTGGTAGTAATAAAGTATGTTTTAACATATGATCTGAGTAGTactgtttaataaaaattaaaattataatgataaaatatgataaataagggtACTCAGTATTTTcttacatttaacattttataaaacgaCATTTTTGGTTGCTTTGAAAAGACGTAGATTATATACCCTCGCAGATAAAATCATATTGTGTtattaaaaccatttctttaaaaccttataaGGACTtctcaaatatatttaaaaattttttccaaataaaacTAACATTAAAATGCAAGAACGGCTTTTTAATTCCaaccaatttattttcatgtaTCTCTAACAGATAAAAACCTTAAACCTTAACTTGACATTGAGAAATCGAACCTAAACCGTATCAGGCTGCAGTTTCTTTtataatcactatggacggcagtccatgtaatGACGAAGCGCatcaggagagtgtgcgaaggcgactactattatatagccgcaaaattgcaAATCTGCTATAATAGTCCGATCGGAATGAGTAacacaccaatcgaaaggtattgcaaaaacttaaaggattgcataccaagactttaagaaaatcaattggcttgggagagagagcggtgaaagtgaaaaagtgaaaatttcgaaatttggagctgttggggccggtgggaataaatgccccctcgcaatattttagttgtgttccaattgaaaatacccgtcgaataaggggtcatatgataaaatccgacgctccgttcaaaataataatagaacgagtaaattttaggtagcgttcttatttagtcgcatctaaaatcatttttcgtcacaaaagttgatatcagaacttttgtacgttgaaggtgcgatcgtcactagttttttacctcgtttagaggtgtttttatttgattataccTGTGACGGCTTTATAATTTCGTTGAAAAATTtatcaaacaaaatttgtttttaaacagagaaaattatcaaaagtttaaggtgcaaaataaggggtgaaacattttaaaaagtaaaacgtttcatacaaatttattttactttgcatttttaaaacgttttcatttttatttttataacgtttttatatgaaaacggcacctaaaacgttgtataattttctctgtgtatatatataaaaaccaaGAAAGAAAGTTACCTTCGGCTGGCCCTTGCATATCATTCcttataatttacaaatcgcaataAAGTTAAATGTCGTTATATTTTAacgttgttatacccttgcagagggtattatattatattattatagactcggctattggtgctgatcaagaatatatatactttatgcggtcggaaacgtctccttcactgcgttgcaaacatctgactgaaattataaaaccCTCTACAAGAGTATAACAAGAgataacgctatagtcgggttcgtgtcccgactatctaatacccgtcactcagctaaagggagtgcgaacgctgtactcgggttggtgtcccgactaataatcgtaactcagctaaagggagtgcgcgggagatagatatagaaattttgattgcgtataactttttaatgaatggtccgatttgaaaaatgtcttcttcatttcgataggtataaatatgcacaacaaaattgcatttatacttctcggaaatcttaaaaggtgtgggcgccagacacattttaaaatcgttagtgggcgattgtgggcgttagagggggcgtggcactcggctaaaataaacttgcgctgcgtaggaagccgaagaatatgcgtggaaaatctcaaccttctagcttttgtagtttccgagatctcagcgttcatacagacagacagacggacagacggacagacggacatggctagatcgactcggctagtgatcctgatcaagaatatacacagtttatagggtcggaaacgcttccttcttacctgttacatacttttgcacgaatctaatataccgttttactctacgagtaacgggtataaaaatgattgCTTGTATTCTTCTACTCTctaatatgactctttttaaatatttccgaatttcggttttaattttatatatactactactactatatcatatagctgccataggaacgatcggaaaattaatgagaaataatagaaaattaaacatttttgcgacTTGTTTATtgataggaatgatctgcaagggtataggctagcttcctttcttgtttttcgatTGTTAGAGTATTCAGGGACACacctaaatacatttttttccgactataaaattaagcggattcttttataatttgtaactctttaccaatttaatttaagcccgttattttattttttaacatacTTTTAAAGCCATACCTTAgagtttagaaaaaatatttataaaaaacagaaaaaaacatttcttttatttcggGTTAGTTATTTCAAAATggaataaaaagaagaaaataaaaaaaatcggggaatcggAAAATATGCCGGTTAATGGTTTTATGTCACCCTTGTCTGtatcttatttttaagaaaatcatttctgaaacatatacatttttttctttatttaaattcaggACTTTTTTGTCTTATTGTAGAAGAGCAAATGATCAAAAACCACGATGCTAAGTATAAGTACCCTTTGTTACAAAATTAATCGTTTTATGTACGATGAATGCCTATGGATATTATTTGTGTTGAAACGTAATTTTCAGAGTATTCTTGGGAATTGGCTTGGCATCGTAATTTTCACAAGGATTTTGATGAATTCAGGGGCGGATCCAAggttaactttatttaataagcaaatcgacaaaataataaatggaattaaaaaaaatgtaagcctttacaaaaatattaaatagatttCTTACCCACTTACCgatctctttttattttttcagctCATTAACCTCGAAAGTAAATGCTATTAATCAATTCGTACTATGGGTTAACTATAAAAGCATTGGGAGTTGTCTACTGACTATCACAGTTCCAATTGCGATTTAGGCCAAGCAAGTCGATTAGAAACTGGAATGGCTCAGAAACTTGCCATCCTCTGCTGCTCCCTCTTGAGTGTGGCTGTTGCCAGTTATATCCCTTACGGTGGATATGACCACGGACACGGAGTGGGATATAGCATCCAGACGCACCACGAGGCTCCCAAGAAATGGCATGATCACCACCAGGATCACCATCAATGGGCTGAGGCTCCGAAAGTAAACTCGTGGGCGCCAGTTCAGGATCATCACCACCAGCAGTGGGCGCGAGTGGCTTCGCACGACAGCCACCAGCAGTGGAGTCACCACGAGGAGCCCAAACACCACCCTAAGTACGAATTCGACTACGGGGTGAAGGACACCAAGACCGGAGACATCAAGCAGCAGTGGGAGTCCCGAGACGGGGACAAGGTCAAGGGAGGCTACACCATGAAGGAGGCCGATGGTCGTACCCGAATCGTTGAGTACACCGCCGACTCCCACAACGGATTCCAGGCAACCGTGAAGCACGTTGGACATGCGGATCACTTCGAGCACAGCCACGGACATGGACACTAGTACGGACATGGACATGCCACCAGCTACGCAGATGTGAAACAGGATACCAGCAGCAAGTGGGAGGACAAGAGCAGCAAGTGGTAAAGGAGCTGATTCAAATGATTGTGTAACCGATTAAAACTAAGGTAGTTATtgtaagttgaaaaaaaaaaataaagttgagCTGTAGTgcaagaaaaattttaaaatggtttatgttttagattgtttttagataagcaaCTAagaagtttctttttttttatgtgtccCAAACTTATAGTGCATTTATTTGCCAACAAAAAGTTATAAgggttaaacattttatttttatttttcatgacTTCTGCAGGTACAATTACTTGTCATGGTCGCAGTTTTGCTTGCGCTCATGGTTACATCGCAAACAAGAGCTCGATTAGCAAAAATGCAGTCAAACTAAGCAAAATGACCCAAGACGCTATTAAGGacggaaaaaccaaaatttgatAACACAGAATTTTTTACGAAGAATAGTATTGTAGAAAtcagtaaaaaaataataaactcaCATAAATGTTGCCTTCCGCGTCAAAGAGCTAGAGccgcatttttatacccgttactcgttaATAATAcagaaaagttagaaaaacaaacaagaaaggaagctaggaagcttatatacccttacagatcattcctattaatttaaaaatcgcaaaaatgttaaatttcctattatttctcattaattttccgatcgatatagtagttcgattttgataaaattaaattaaacaacacaggccgacaaaatgtgacatgggtccaccttccaccattttatttcgataaatgaggcttttcttttttagttGCCTCTTAACCTATaatccatcagctctggtatttgcaatatctttaatttaaggaaatcacaaattttcttcgtcatttgggatatatcttcaagagtggtcaaacaattttggtaatcttttcggaaataaatagttacatgtctttTTTATaaggtcgttttggaaaattcaatctaactgaaccacaagagaaggtgggcgcattcaaaatcactatggacggcagtccatgtagtgacgaagcgcaccaggagagtgtgcgaaggcgactactatatatacacgaagaaatgaaaatctgctgtgatagtcagatcgtaatgagtaatacaccaatcgaaaggtattgcaaaaacttaaaggattgcataccaagactttaagaaaatcaattggattgggagagagagcggtgaaagtgaaaaagtaaaaatttagaaatttggagctgttggggccggtggggataaatgccccctcgcaatgatttacttgtattccttttgaaaatacccgtcgaatgaggggtcatttgacaaaatccgacgctccgttcaaaagttatagccaaaataagattttcttcttcttcccaaaatgaaaatttaattctgtttgtcagtttgtccacttgtccacttgtccacttgtccaaaacatgttttttaagttctgaaaatttgatatgacgttcatcacatcgatataaaaaacttttgttctaccacttttggaaaaactcgctagtttagcgggaaaacagctataaatagctaaaattcggaaagccgtaacttctatactactaaagctacagacttgtgctgcatctcgtttgaaaggtattttgaaatgctataaacgccttctatatgcaatttgtgtaaatgtaatagttaaaaaaatatgaacaaaagaccattttttaaaacttttttttaagcttttttttatttttctcaaaaacggctctaacgattttctttaaaaccttaaactgtatagcccttgagattccttaaattttggtatataacacattactgtaaaaagtcacgtttaatagttatttttatacgaaaatagccactgttgccagctcgaacaattaacgctccctgagtattgaattttgtgggagggtatccgaactgtattttagggtcatggaatcagtaaatttgcacttaagagttccatataggaatcttttgttctacgacttttggaaaaagccgctactttagcgggaaagagctaaaaatagctaaatttcgttagtttgtaagttctacactactaaaggtacagacatgtgctatacctcgtttaaaaggtattttgaaatacttcaacgcctttttaactcaatttgttaaaatacaatagtttaaaaattatgattgaccaatttaaatttaaatgtatatattagctcctatgagagcaaaagtaaacaaacaaaaacttctgatatcaaataaaaacacctcttaacgaggtaaaaaactagtgacgaccgcaccttcaacatacaaaagttctgatatcaacatttgtgacgaaaaattattacactcgtcattaaatagactttctaatattttctcattcggcacgctgcaatagaaaatgcctgtgaagtgAAAAAggttggaatagtttgctagggcgggccgaatgagaaaatattagaaagtctatttaatgacgagtgtaataatttttcgtcacaaatgttgatatcagaacttttgtatgttgaaggtgcggtcgtcactagttttttacctcgttaagaggtgtttttatttgattttaaagccACAGCAAAGTTTACAAATCCTTATTTGTGaaccgtttaaaaattaaaaaaaatattttctcctacaatgcatttttgatccaaagacaccttatgtccttaatttttaggacactcataaggtttttgtgaattgttttggaatttttaaaattgttttttttactacCTTCACAGTCTCTCAgcttttgagctatcgggatgaaactttcccaaaagtcttctttctattgcaggtagtatatatgtcggaaccgaccggatcggacaactatatcttatagctcccataggaaggaaacgttaaaaaaattctagcttcggtgttttttaaaatattaccttctactcttgggaataatattttttatatatttctgaatttcgaattaaatatttaaaaaatcggatcactatatcatatagctgccaaaggaacggtcgaaaaattaaatggaaattataaggaataaaattatatctttcttgatttattatattctcttctactctgggttatgactatttttaaatatttccaaatttcgattttaattttaaagatactatatcatatggctgccatagaaacgatcgaaaaattaaagtgaaacaagaaaggaagctatagcttcggcaagccgaagcttatatacccttgcagatcattctattaatttacaaatcgcaaaaatgttaaatttcctattattttactttaatttttcgatcgtttctatcacagctatatgatatagtagttcgatcttttaaaaattaaaatcgaaattctgaaatatttcaaaatagtcatatcccagagtagaagagaatgtaataaaaaccaacaaagttataatttttttcccattaatttccatttaatttttcgaccgttcctatggtagctatatgatatagtgatccaatttaaaaaacaaaaaaaccgaaattcagaaatatataaaaaaaaatatttccaagagtagaaggtaaaatttcaaaaaacaccggagctagaattttttttacgttttttttttgatccttcctaagggagctataagatatagttgtctgatcctgttggttccgacttaagggtatactacctgcaatagaaaaaagacttttgggaaagttttatcccgatagctcaaaaactgagagactagtttgcgtagaaacagacagacggacagacggacatggctagatcgactcgtcttgtgatgctgatcaagaatatatatactttatggggtcggaaacgtctccttcactgcgttgcaaacttctgactgaaatcataataccctctgcaagggtataataataggaaatttgacatttttgcgatttttaaattaatagaataatctgcaagggtatacaaccctagtcaaaagtattttcacaaatttgaatgttaactgtactcatattttgaacttataatataaacattttggcacatATGAAAAGAGCACTTCACTTCCGTTTAAATGaatcaaaaatgttcttaacccattaagcaccctttgaaacaTTAGAAAAttaggcaatttttttttaaagtcaaattttcaacttttttcctggggcttaaaacaaaaatgttttgatgcaaagttgttccccaatcaaaattagtaataactgcaaaaaaaaaaatttcaaaatatttttccttgtattttttatgattttttaaaaatagctaaaaatgacaattttagcatctttttcttccttttcatacaaaattttactgagatgtctccattcaaaaaatcataaaaaatataaggaaacatttttttttacagttattattaattttgattggtaaacaactttgcatcaaaacattttttgtttaaacccctggaaaaaagttgaaaatttgactttcacaaaatttgctcacatttaaacggaattgaagtgctctttctataggtgccaaaagtttatattataagttcaaaatatgagtacagttaacattaaaatttctgaaaatacttttgaccacccctgtataagcttcttcttttcttgtttttttacaccatgttttttgtttttacaccaTAGGGTTTAGTAAAGTaagtttaaaactattttactCCAGTAATGGTGTAGGccaaaattacagattttttatATGAACAATTTCATTCCAATGGCTCTTTATTTATAGCTGATATGTCTAACCAAACTTTTCTTCCTATTACATCCTAtatttttgaagaagaaaaaagttttcaagtttcattttaaagtcaaaagatagagtatttatttgttataaaaatgattaagaTTAGAGAAGTAGATCCAGCGCAGAATGTTAATTGAAGTCAGTCAttcattaaacaaattatataaaatgattgcaaaaaacaaaacgaaattacctttaaaaaaaaatcaacaacaattgttttaagaatactgtgcatcaaaagaaattgcagttgaaacaaaatatcccACAAAATATGCACACGTTTAGTAAAATTCGTATTTCTGTAGCATAGTGTAACATTAAGCTATCTACGTTTGTATGTATTTTACTCGCGATAAATACACTTCTATCGGTGATTTTTGGTACTTCGAAACGCACTGCTTCATAAACTTGTAAAGCAGTGCATTTCAAATGGCTTAAAAGGTGTCGGTTTTCGCGCTGCTTATTGGAAAAAGTGTCGGATCTCGCGCTGCTTATTGGGAGCGCCGAAAAGAGCACTGCTTTCGACCGCAAGTGGTTCTTTTTTGTCTAAAGCGGCCGTTATTTTTGAAATCCACAGCCGATTTgcgttttaattgaaattaaaaattacaattaaaaattacatattaaaaattaaaaatgaaaaattacaaattaataattacaaattacaaattaaagttCCAATTGGCATCAGCGGCCCAGCCTCTTGTCCTCtgtaacaaaatataaattagtatacattttaaaatttagtgaAAATACGTACCTGCCTGCCTGATCCCCACTTGGATCGCCACCAGGCGGAGAACGAAATAAATTGATTCCATGTTCTGCCCCAGGCGGTGTTGTTCCGGAGTAAGCTTAATTTCGTCCGCCCAGTCCAGACCCTTCTGCTCCAGGTCCTCGGTGCTGGCCTTCCTGAAGGATATGGCGCTCGGGCCAATGTCGCGCAGttccaaaaatt
It contains:
- the LOC108069766 gene encoding sex-determining region Y protein-like, translated to MAQKLAILCCSLLSVAVASYIPYGGYDHGHGVGYSIQTHHEAPKKWHDHHQDHHQWAEAPKVNSWAPVQDHHHQQWARVASHDSHQQWSHHEEPKHHPKYEFDYGVKDTKTGDIKQQWESRDGDKVKGGYTMKEADGRTRIVEYTADSHNGFQATVKHVGHADHFEHSHGHGH
- the LOC108069768 gene encoding uncharacterized protein, whose protein sequence is MAQKITILCCALLSVAAASYIPHGGYDHGHGVGYSIQTHHEAPKKWHDHHQDHHQWAVQDHHHQQWAPVASHDSHQQWSHHEEPKHHPKYEFDYGVKDTKTGDIKQQWESRDGDKVKGGYTMKEADGRTRIVEYTADSHNGFQATVKHVGHADHFEHSHGHGHEYGHGH